In Nitratireductor mangrovi, the genomic window GTCGATCGGCATGAGGCGCAGCTCGCGCACCTCGACACCTTCGATCCCGTCCTCCGGGTCGACCGGGAAGTCGTACGGCGTCAGCAGCACGGAAAGGTCGTAGCACCGAAGCGGCAGACGGTTCTCCTTGAACGCGATGCCGAGGAGGTGCGTGACCGTCGCCTTCACGATCTCGCCCCGCGTCGCCTTGTCGTTAGCGATCACTTCGATGGCGCCGGTCGCGGGCTCATAGGTTACCGCGGCCTCGAAGACGGGACGATAGGCCTGCCGCACGAGAGACCCCTTGTCGTCGAAGCGCAGCAAGTCGTCGGGCCGTCCCTCGCGGTAGATCGTCACCTGCACGAGGTCGCATTCGTCGCCCTCATGGGTCGTCCTCACCCGGTCGAAGATGTCGACATGGGCATGGGCGGCGCCCGAGAACTCCTTGATCGCGGAGATGAAGGCGTGACGGGCCGATGCATCGCGCTGCACAACACAGCCCGCGTCGGTCATGTAGCCCGCCCACATCCGGCCGCGCCTGCGGTCCTCGGTGAAGCGAACTTCCTCGGCATGGCGGAACCGGTCCTGCGCATTCAGGAACATCCAGAGCGAGCGCGCATGCGGGTTCGCGAGGCCGTCGAGGAACGCGGGATCGTCCGCAACGCTGTAGATCGCGGCCTGCCCCGGCTCGTCGGACAGTGCATGGACGCGCTCGGCGTCGTTCGAAATTCGGTCACGCTGAACGCGGGACATCTTCTCGATGGCGCCGAGAAGCGGCCTCGACAGCTCGGCCTCCGGCACGCTCCAGTCGAACTCGGTGGGCAGGCCGATCTCCGGCCGGTCGAAGTATTCGCGCAGCGCCTCGCCGGGCGTCTTGCGAAGGAAGGCGGACAGTGCAGTCACCATGATCTCCTTTCTGGCGATTCCATTTATCGGCTGATCTGCTAATCAGCGTATATCGCGCCAGAGTGGAGTCAATCGAAAAAATACGCGCTTCCGCGGATTCGCGATCAACGGCTGAAAAGCGAGGGCTGTCCGTGTGTCGAAGTGATCAGGTTCAGCTTCAACAGCCTGATGCGGGCGGCCTCTTCGGAGACCGCGAACCGCTCTGTGACGATCTCGATCAGCCGCGCGGCATGCTCCGTCGAAACATGGATATCGCCATGCAGCTCGCGCGGGCTGCAGTAGTCGGAAACGAGGCGACGGACCGGCGTGTCCGGCATCAACAGAGCGCCGCTGATATAGCCGGCCTGCCATTCCATCCAGTCGGACTGCGGGGCGTCCAGGATGTTGTCGCGCTTGGAGATCGCCTTGTTGGCGTTCACGCCGCGCTCGAGCAGGTCGCCGTTGGCGAACTTCTGCGCCCAGAGAGGCCCGTGGAACTTCACGTGTCCGAACTCATGGGTGAGCGTGGTGCGGAAGCGATTCTCGCGCCGTTCGTCGGCCGCGATGCGTTCCGAGATGGAGACCTGCGGTCCGCGGTCGGGGAAGAACTCGGTCACCCCTTCGACATCGGCGCCATACGCGGACAAGTCGGCGTAAGGGTCGAGGTCCGCACCGTGCATCTCGATCAGCACGGTCAGGTCGTCGGTCGCCACGGGGTAGTCGACCGTCCTGCGGCGCTTCAGCAGAAGGTCCTGGATCAGTCGCTCGCATTCATTGTCGAGATCCCGCGCCTCGTAGAAGGGTCGCTCGGCAAAGCGGCCCGTGTTGTCACGGATCATCTTTACCATGCCAACCTCCTTACTCCTTCAACGTCTTCCTGAAATTGGCGAAGGCCTCGACGACCTTGTCCGGAGTGGACGCATCCGGCCGCAGATCATCCGGTAGCCGGCCTGCGAGTGCATATAGGTAGTCCTCCGGGATGTTCAGGATGCCGGAGAACTGGCGGATCAGGTGCCCCGAGGTGGGGCTGCGTCGATCGTGCTCGATGTCGTTGAGGTACTGCGGGGATATCGACCCGCCGCCCTCTTCCTTAATCACGCGCGCTGCGAGCTCCTTCTGGCTGAGACCGAGTCCCTTGCGGGCCTTCGAGATCGCCTGGCCGAAGGTCACACCGTCGGCGGACATGGCCGGTTCATCGCTTGCTCTCCCTGTCAATCCGCTTGTTCGCGGATATGCGAACTGTTACGCCTTATCCCCAACAGTATCAACAGCGAAGCGGACTCGCGGCCAGCGGGCACTGTAGACGGAAGGGTGTGCTTTGGGTTGCAGGACCGCAGACTTCTTGATCAACAGACGCCGCCAAGAAGCAGGGGCGCCGCCCTTCATTGGCCTTATCCCCCTGGACGAAGCCGCGCGAGTGCGAGCCATCGAGCGCACGCGACAGTTTCTGGACGGCCGGCCGGACAGGCTGAAAGTGTTGTTCCGCCAGTTTCCAAGCCTCGCAGCATGGCTCGTCACTCACTCTCTTAGCGAAGGATATGGAGACACCGGCCATGCGGTGTACCCGCATATTGCCGATACTCTTCGCGTTCCGCTTGATAACCAGCAGCATCGCAAAGTGCTGTTCAGCTCATTCTGTGGCGTCTGCGACCGGTTCGGGTTGCCTACTCGAGGGTTCGATCGCGATGTCGACGTCTACCTTCTCCATGCCGGAGTAAGCCAAGCGCAGCTTCCCCATTTGATCGACGCGTTTCTGAGACAGGAAGCAGCATTTGGTCCGCCGCCTGTCGAAACGACCGTGCTACTCAACCGCTGGGAGGACGATGCCCTGTATTTCCTTCCACCCGCGGTCATCGTGCCTCGCCGTGCGATCCTCTGGGACGAGACTGCCTGGCATGCCGCCCTGTTTGCACGGATACGCCAAGATCCAGAGGCCTTCGTCCCTGCGATCGAGTTCGAGAGGTGTTTCAAGGAAGTCTTTGACCAGAGGCTGAAGGAAACGCGGCCGACATCAAGTCGAGGAGGAAGCGAGGCACTTGCACCACGGCCCCGGCTCCATTGGCAGTCTGGGGGGCTTGTCTTGCGACTGCCTCGAAGCGAGGGACGTATTCGCCTGTGGCTCGATGGGGCGCAACGACCGCTGCGTTTGCGTGGTGGCGAAGACTGGACACTTCCGCAGCCCTGGCCGCGCGAGATACGTTGGGAAATTTCTGGCCAGAGCGGCCAGCTCGAACTCCTCGCGCACGGAGGATGTGCCGCGTTCGACAGGATGACCGGCCACTACCTGCGCGAGATCCCGCGAGGGGCGGTAGAGATCGAACTGGACTCAACGGACATAGCGATCCTGGCACGTGCGCCGTTCTCCGTAGCAGGCGAACCCGCTCTTGAACCAGAAACCGATAGTTATGTTGGCTTTACGATGCTTGGGCCCCGCCCTGTGGCGCTCAACCTCGACGGTGTTCAAATAGGCGTCAGGGCCCGTCCACGAAGACGCCTTTCCCTGGCGGGCGCCGAAATCGCGAGCGGTCCACGGGGCGTGCTACACGGGCAGTCTGCACGCCTTCGGATCGAAACTGGATTGGGACGCTCCGAGACCCGTGCGGTACGGGTCGCGCTCGGCATGCAGTCGCGGCTTAACGAGGTACTGATCTCAGATGACGGTTTTGGCGATGTCGGGATGGAAGAGGTCCTAGCGGGCTTCGCAGAGACTGAGGCAGCAGACCCGGTGCGTCTTCGGATGGAACTGATGGCACCTAGCGCTGATGGTGCCACTGTTCATGGCTCCGGGATCGGACTTGCCGCCTGGGTATGGCCTGGATTTCGGGACTCTGACGGGATCGTGTTCCATAGCGACGGCCCGGTCCGTAACCTCGTACAGGACGAATGCCTCCATGTCGGCCGTGACGACCAAGGGCGTCTTTGTCTTGATCCCGGCGGCGGATACAGCGTTGCGCGGGCCGTATTCGAGATCGAAGGCGTTCATGTTCCATTCGATCTGCCTTGGCCCGATGTTTCCGTAACCAGGCGCCGTGCAGAAGGCAGCCTTGCCCCACTCCCGATTGGCACGCGGCTCTCGGTTGGTGAAGATGATCGCTTCGATACGATCAGCATCCGGTGCCCTGATCAGAAGGCGCAACTGGTCATCCGCGGAAGGCGGGAAGAGCGTCCGTTCCTTGGCGGGTTGACCCGTAGTTTAGCTGTTCGTGATCTTCTGACACCTGCGTCCGATGAACGTGTGCTACTGCGGCGTGGAAACGGTTCGGAAGTCCTGTTGTTCGAACTGGTCGCAGCACTTGCCCCCCAGGGGATAAACTTTCTTCCCGCTCGTAGCGCGATCCGGCTGCAGCTAAAATTCGGAGAGCCGGTGGACGCAGTGGCCGTCGAGGTTGAGGGTGAAACCGGAGCAGTGGTTCTCGCCGAAGCTGCGCTGCGGCATCGGCCGGTGGCCACCCGTCGGCCGGAATGGTTTCATGCCGAGGTGAGCGACAACGACGCGCACGGCCTCGAACTGACGCTTGACGCCGATTGGCTCGATGACGGCCCCCGCTTGGCCCGGCTCCTGATCCGCCCCGAAGGGCGCGATGGCTGGCGACCGCTGCGCAATTCGCGAGGCGACTGTTTCGCAATCGCTATTATCAACCCGGCGGCGAACGACTTCGTGCAGGACGGAGAGCTTCAGCGTCGGTTCGAAGCCCTCAGTCGCTGGCTGTCGGATTGCTATGCAGCAGAGTGCTGGCCAACGCTGGATCGCACATTGGTGCCGCGCTGGCAGGAACTCGGTCTTCGGCTGCGAGAACTTCACGGCGGCGACGGAGCGGTGATGCGAGCGGCCTGCTTGCCGCCTCCCGACCACGCGGCCCCCGGCTGGGTACCAATCCTTCACCCCTTGCAATTCGCTCCGGATCTATACGCTGCAGCGCCGCAGGCATTCGCCTCACTGGCGGCGTCCATTGATCCCGGCGTTGCCGAAATGGCAGCGCTCGCCACACTCGACACGGCGCGCCTTCGCGAGCTGTCTCATCTTCATCCCACGGTCTACCTCGCGTTCCGGAACCTGCAGGCGGCGCGCGACAAGGGAACGCGGTTGGAGGGGTTCGACCCAGCACGCGTATTCAGAAACCTGCCGCTGGTCGACGGCGATCCATCAGCGGGATGGTTCTGGCGTGGTACGCCATTGCTCGGGCCCGACCATTGGCGTGCAGCACATCTGCGCCTTGTCGAGCGGCTCGACGCCGCCGGTCTATTCGTCGAGGACACGGCCGAAGAAGGGCCGAACAGCCGGCGTCAGGCATCCTTGCAGCGCTTGATGCACGCAGCCTGGATCTTGGCGCCAGAGAAGCTTCGCCCACCTGCTCCGCATCGCAGCAAGGAGTCGGAGGAGCCGGCTCAGGTCGATTTGTGGGGCTCGGCGCTCCTTTCCGGCTTTGCCCGGGCAAGCCGCCTGAATGAGGTGTCCGAGTACGTTGAAAGCCTTTCCACGCGGGCGGACATGTCGCCAAGGCAAGCCCTGACCAGCATCGCCTTTATGTTGCGCCTCGCTCCAGAGCTTTTCGCCTTCCATCTATTGCTCTGGCAAATCGCCAAGGAACGCCCATGAACGAACTCGACCCAATCCGTTTCAGGGACGACCTCGGCGCGACGCTGGCGCGCTACATCTCAACAGCCGCCGCTGTCTCTTCTGCACGGGCGCCGCGACTTTCACGCGCCGTCGCTGACGCATGCGCGCGCTCGGCATTGGTGCGCGGCCCGTTCGTCGAAAGTTTGCCAGACTTCGAGAAGGGCGGAAGCATCGAGGAACTCGTTGCTACCGGTGCATTGCACGGTGCTTGGTCAGCGCTTTCCGAAAGCGAAGAAGGGCGATCCCTGTGGCGCAGGCGGCTTCACCTGCACCAGTCTGCAGCCATCGGGCGCGACGAGAATTACCTGGTCGCAACGGGCACCGGCTCGGGCAAGACAGAGTCTTTTCTCTTCCCATTGATCGACGATCTCCTGCGTCACGGAGAACTGGAGCGGCCCGGCGTTCGGACGATCCTTGTCTATCCGCTCAACGCCCTCGCAAACGACCAGATGCACCGTATCGCACGGCTCTTGTTTCGAAATCTCGGTGATCCCGGCATCACACTCGGGCGCTTCACCGGGCAGGTGCGCTCAGATGCGACAAGGTCGGACGAGGAAGTACGACTGACGGCCACGCCCACTTTTCAGGCCGATTTCCCCGACGTGCGCCATGCTCCCCGGAACTGGCTTCTAGCCAGGGGCGAAATGTTGGCGAACCCACCGCACATTCTCGTCACAAACTACGCCATGCTCGAGCACATCCTGCTCTTGCCGCGTAACCGCGCATTGCTGGCCGGGGCGGACGTCCGTTGGCTCGTGCTCGACGAAGTCCATACCTATACCGGCGCCCAAGCAATCGAAGTCGCTTTCCTCCTGCGAAAGCTGAAAGCGCGTCTCGGCATACCCCAAGGGCAGATTCGGTGTGTGGGGACGTCCGCGAGCCTTGACCCAGCGAGGCGAGAAGAACTCGCGCGATTCGCGGAGGACCTGTTCGGGGAGCCCTTCCCGAGCGGTGACGGTTCGGTCATCACCGCCGAAAGACGACTCCATCCAGCATTGGTCGACGGTGCCGAACCAGAAGCTCTGTCCGCGTCCGCCTGGGTCGAAGCAGGACGGGTACTCTCGGAGTTGCGAGAGCAAGGATGCCTCGCGGCTGACAATGCCGATTATCTGACCGAGGACTGGAACGAGGCGATGCGGGAGGCCGACCTCGATGCGCTGGTCCTGAACCCTATACATCCATTCGGCGAAGGGCTCATTGCACGGCTCGCCGGCATTGCAGAGGTTCGTGCGGTGGCCAGTGCGCTCAAGGAGAGAGCTCTGCCCTTCGCCGATCTGGCAGCGCGAGTATTTCCATCGGAATCTGGAGAGACGGCGCAGACAGCTCTGACGGCTCTGATCTCGCTTGGTGTTCTGGCTCGCCCTTCTGTACCCGGCGCGTTTCCACTTCTTCCAGCACGTTTTCATCTCGCCGCCTCGGGCGTCGAGGGTGTGGCCCTGAGGCTGTCTGCGAGCGACGCCGAGAATTGGTCGGACTTCCGGCTTTCTCGCAATGGCATGCATATAGCTGAGGCCCCGGCCTATCCCCTTCTCGTTTGCCGCAACTGCGGCGAACCCTATGTCGAGGGATGGGATGATGGAACTATGCTCCATCCGCGCCCCGAAATCAGTCCTGGATCAAGGCGCCGGGTTCTAAGGTTGATCAGAGCGGGAGAGGCCGCGACAGAAGTTGACTCTGACGAGCAAGACGAGGGATCCGAGGACGAACCCCCTTTTGAGTTCTTCGCCGACACTGGCGAGTTGGCCGACCGCCCCGAGGAAGGCGTCCTCTCCCTTGCCGAAGCGCCGATGCGAGACGATGCCGAGGAGCGTCGCAGCTATGTCCGAAAATGCCTCTCCTGCGGAGCCACCGGCGGACGCTTCGCCGAGCCAGTTACCCCGATCCATCCTGGCGACGATGCGCTCGCGTCGGTAACGGCCCAGGCGCTGCTCGAGGCTCTGCCGCCGCCGCAGGCGCGGTCATCCGAAGCACCGATGCAGGGGCGAAATCTTCTCGTCTTTGCCGACAACCGGCAGGACGCGGCGTTTTTCGCCCCATTCTTCGAGCGTACCGCTCGGGATCAGGCGCTTCGCGCAGCGATGGTCCAAGCGCTGCGCAGAGAGACCAACGAAGCGCTGGACCTCATGGGGTTGCGGGATGGTGTTTGGACGTCGCTACGGCGATCCGGCTTCAAGCTCTATGACCGCCGCAATCCGGAACCATTGAGCAGCAGCGCCGCGAAAGACCGCCTGATGGCCCTGATCGCGGCCGAGCTCTGCGGTGGCCCTCTCCGGCTATCGCTTGAATCGCTCGGCCTGATCACTGTCCATTACGAGGGCAGCGCGAGGATCGCGCAGCGACTGGCAGAACGGGTCCAGCCCGAGTATCGAGGTATGGTGCCGACTCTTGTCCGTTTTCTCCTCGATCTCATCCGGCAAACGAGAGCAATCAACACGTTAGAGAATATCGACCTCACGGACGAGTCGGTTTGGGGAGAAGGGCTGGCAAGCGCCGACATATCGTGGTCACTGACACGAACACACCAAAGTCGCCGACTGCGAACGCTGCTCTCAGAGCCGGGACGTCCCAATCGACCGCTTTGGGTGCTCGTCGATCAGCTCGGAATTCCGGAAGATCAAGCAAGAGACCTTCTCTCTGCTTTCTGGGAGGAGGCGACGCGCCCTAGGCACCGCCTCTTGCTAGCCGGGGGGCATGGTCATGTCTTGAACTTGGCCGCCATGAGATTCGCAGCGACCGCGGAAGGAGAACTGCGCCGCTGCGAAAGCTGCGGCGCGTCCAGCCAGATCGATCTTGGCGGCGCCTGCACAGCGTGGCGCTGCACTGGGCGCACCGTTCCCATATCTGCCGAGGAGCGGGCAGAGATGCGTCGGCGCAACCACTACCTTGTTCGCTATGAAGGACAGCCACTCAGCGGGATCGCGCGGGAGCACACTGCGGCAATTTCGACCACGGAGCGCTCCGAGATCGAAGAGCGATTCCGGCAGGGCGAAGTAAATCTGCTCAGTTGCACAACGACGATGGAAATGGGCGTCGATCTGGGTGAGCTGGAAGCGGTTTTCTGCCGGAATGTTCCACCCGGCATCGCGAATTATCAACAGCGCGCGGGCCGCGCTGGTCGCCGCGCGCAGGCCGCTCCCGTTGCGTTGATGATGGCGAGGTCCGGCAGGTACGATCAGGCACAGTTCAACGATCTGCGCGGCTACCTCGAGGCATTGCCGCCAGCTCCCTACCTGACGTTGGACAACCCCAGTTTTTTCCGGCGGCATCAAGTCTCATGCGTTCTTGCAGGCTGGCTGGATCGTCGCCTTGCAGGCCATGAGCGTACGGGCGCCCCGCGTCTGCGCGATGTGTTAGGCGAACGCTTGGACGTGTCGGCGGAGGCCGCTCTGTTGGCCGACCTTGCGACATGGTTCGCCTCGGACGCAGGAGTCGCCGCACGCGCAGTCGCCGAAGGAATGGCATCCACACTCCCGGCAAGGCTCGATCATGTGGGCCTCGCCGCGGGGGAACTGACTGAACACGCGCGCGCAGAGATCACGCGCTGGATCAGGGCTACGTCCGCTCGCTGGCGTGAGTTGAATGAAGCCTACGAAACGGCACGTGCCGCGCTCGATGATCCGGAGGCAAATGAGCAGGCGCGCAGCCGCGCTGCCGGTCGAATGAACGGCCGCTTGGGCGACATGCGTCGATATCTTGATCGTTTCCTCGTCGAGGCTCTGTCGCGTGCAGCTGTGATCCCAACCTACAGCTTCCCCGTGCATTCAATTCATCTCGAAATAGTCACGGAGCGCGGCGCTCGCACTGCCTCAGATGACCGAGCGCTGCAGCTCGATCGAGACGCAGCAATGGCGATCGCTGAATATGCGCCGGGCGCCGAAGTCGTGGCCGGCGGCCGAATATGGACGTCCGCTGGCATTGCACGGAGAGCCACAGTTGGCACCGGCGACGCCTGGATGGAACGTGGATTCCATCGCGTTTGTCCGACGTGCCAGCATGCAGAAACACATCACGAGCGGGATGATTTTGGGGAGAATTGCCCTCAGTGCGGCGCACGGGCCAGTGGCCCGCGCCGTGCCTTCGTTGAACCCGTCGGGTTCCTGACCTCATATGCCGACCGGCAGGGTAGAGACCCGGGCGCGACACGCTTGAGAGTTCGACCCGTCGACGAAGCGCGCCTCCTAACGCGAGCCCGCCCTGAAGACTTCCAGGTTTCAGACCTAGCACGCGTCACGCATTTCTTCGCGCCGGCTATCGCACCAGAAGGGAGTCAGCCTGGACGGATGCTCGTCTTGAACCGCGGACCGCTGGGGGCGGGCTATCTTTGGTGCCCGTCCTGCGAACACGCGAGACCAGCGCCCCAAGAGGCGCTTGGCGGGGCCGAGATTCGGGCAGTGCATGAGAACCCGCGGACCGGAGATCGGTGCCGGGTTGAATCCCTCCGCTGGCCCGTGGACCTCGCACATGTTTTCGAGACGGATCTTCGGGGGATCCGAATCGATCAGCCGGTCCCAGACTTTTCTGATCGCCCCACGGAGACTGAACGGCGGGCGGCCCGGGATGGCTTCCTCAGAACGCTGGCAGAGGCACTGAGACTTGCGGCAGCGGACATTCTTGAAACCGACCCAAGAGACCTCCGCGCGACCGTTGAGCTACTCGGTGCGGCCCCGCTGGTCATCCTATCGGACTCAGTCCCAGGTGGTGCCGGCTATTGCCGCCGACTGCTCGACGATTCTCGCTTCTCGGCACGCGTGCTGCTCGGTCGAGCAATCGCGGTCCTGGATTGCCCCCGAGGCTCAGCGTGCGAGACGAGCTGTTCGCGGTGCCTGAATGATTATTCCAACCAGGTTCATTGGGATCAGTTTGATCGACATCCGGTGCTGAATTGGCTGCGCGGCCTGCTTGCGGAGTCGACACGGCGCCCCTCTCATGCTCCCGAGGCGGCAGTCCCGGTAGCGCAGACCGCGGCGGCTACGCTGCGGGTGCGTCTGGAAGGAGCCGGGCTTGTAGCCGTCTCTTCGCCAACCCTATGGGGCGCCGAAGATCGATCCGAAGCGATCACAAGCGCCCGGGCACTGAGAAACTGGCTCGATGAAGCAGCGAACCGTCATGCGCTCTTCCTCCTTCCTCCGGGAGCAGTCGAAGCGGGCACACCAACAGGCCTTGATCGCGAGATTGCCTATGCTTTGGCACAGTACGAGCGATCCGGTCAGATTCGCTTCGGCACGCTGGATAGGTCCGCCTTGTTGCATTCGCCTCGCCTGTCCGTTCTGAAGGGGCGCGGTTCTGAGGCTTCCGTGGATGCCTTCTACGCAGAGCAGGAAGCGGCGGCTGCTCTTGACGGCCCCCTCATGGGGGTGAGTCATCTGTATTCATGTTCAGCAGGCGACAGCTGGCTCGCCTCTGTTCAAGACAGCGTCCGAACGCTGCCGGGGCCGTTGGCTGGTCTCACCGAGCGCTTGCGCGTCTTCCGCTTCCGGCCGGGAACAGCCCGTGCACTCACGCCGCTTTTCCAGGGTGTGGCGGGACGCCGTGTCGCGCTCGAAATCGAGGATCCCTGGTGCGGCGTTCGCCCGCACAACCGTCGTCGTCTCGCAAGCTTCGTCGCTGCGGTCGGCGCAGCGGGCGTCGGCATAGAGCGGCTCGCGGTCGTGTGGAATCCCGATCATGGAGAGCCGGACACGCCGCAAGCCCAGTCGAACGCGGTGCGCGCTGAGCTGCGATCTTCCGGAGTCTCGGTTACGCCCGAACTCCATCACCGCTCCGGACGCGACCGTCATTTCCATGATCGCGTCGTAACCATCCAGACCGTCGACGACGGGGCCAGAGTCAACTTGAGATGGGACGTGACCGCGGGGATCGACAATCTCATGTCCCACTCGAAGGAGTGCAGTGTTTTCATCGAGGAACGCTGAGCTCAGCAGCTCAGCGGCTCATCCGGAAGCACGAAGGACTTCGGCCCCTCTTGCTTCCACAGTGCTTCCACGGGTGGTGAAAACGCAAACGCCGCCCCGGAGGGCGGCGCGTAAGCGTTTGGTAACGCGTAGGATTTTGGTTGCGGGGGCAGGATTTGAACCTGCGACCTTCAGGTTATGAGCCTGACGAGCTACCGGGCTGCTCCACCCCGCGTCAATCTTTACGTAAGCCTTGCCTTACGTGGGCCGCAAAGAGCTTGATGGGACGCCGTCTGGCCCTGAGGCTGCGCGGCTGCCACCGCTTTCGCGGCGAGGTCATGAAGAGAAAGCCGAAAATGCGTTTCGCAGACCTGGCAGCGACTTACTCTCCCGCGTCTTGAGACGAAGTACCATCAGCGCTGGAGCGTTTCACGGCCGAGTTCGGAATGGGATCGGGTGCAGCCGCCCCGCAATAACCACCAGGTCAGCGAAAAGCATTTTCATTCGAGAAGCTGGATTGCCGCCGATCGCGCTGGCGATGGGCACAAGCAATGAGAACGATCAAGCCGATCGAGCTATTAGTACCGGTAAGCTTCATGCGTTGCCGCACTTCCACACCCGGCCTATCAACGTGGTCGTCTTCCACGACTCTCGGGGAATGCTCGTTTTGAGGTCGGTTTCCC contains:
- a CDS encoding ImmA/IrrE family metallo-endopeptidase, with the translated sequence MVKMIRDNTGRFAERPFYEARDLDNECERLIQDLLLKRRRTVDYPVATDDLTVLIEMHGADLDPYADLSAYGADVEGVTEFFPDRGPQVSISERIAADERRENRFRTTLTHEFGHVKFHGPLWAQKFANGDLLERGVNANKAISKRDNILDAPQSDWMEWQAGYISGALLMPDTPVRRLVSDYCSPRELHGDIHVSTEHAARLIEIVTERFAVSEEAARIRLLKLNLITSTHGQPSLFSR
- a CDS encoding helix-turn-helix domain-containing protein, with amino-acid sequence MSADGVTFGQAISKARKGLGLSQKELAARVIKEEGGGSISPQYLNDIEHDRRSPTSGHLIRQFSGILNIPEDYLYALAGRLPDDLRPDASTPDKVVEAFANFRKTLKE
- a CDS encoding DEAD/DEAH box helicase; translation: MNELDPIRFRDDLGATLARYISTAAAVSSARAPRLSRAVADACARSALVRGPFVESLPDFEKGGSIEELVATGALHGAWSALSESEEGRSLWRRRLHLHQSAAIGRDENYLVATGTGSGKTESFLFPLIDDLLRHGELERPGVRTILVYPLNALANDQMHRIARLLFRNLGDPGITLGRFTGQVRSDATRSDEEVRLTATPTFQADFPDVRHAPRNWLLARGEMLANPPHILVTNYAMLEHILLLPRNRALLAGADVRWLVLDEVHTYTGAQAIEVAFLLRKLKARLGIPQGQIRCVGTSASLDPARREELARFAEDLFGEPFPSGDGSVITAERRLHPALVDGAEPEALSASAWVEAGRVLSELREQGCLAADNADYLTEDWNEAMREADLDALVLNPIHPFGEGLIARLAGIAEVRAVASALKERALPFADLAARVFPSESGETAQTALTALISLGVLARPSVPGAFPLLPARFHLAASGVEGVALRLSASDAENWSDFRLSRNGMHIAEAPAYPLLVCRNCGEPYVEGWDDGTMLHPRPEISPGSRRRVLRLIRAGEAATEVDSDEQDEGSEDEPPFEFFADTGELADRPEEGVLSLAEAPMRDDAEERRSYVRKCLSCGATGGRFAEPVTPIHPGDDALASVTAQALLEALPPPQARSSEAPMQGRNLLVFADNRQDAAFFAPFFERTARDQALRAAMVQALRRETNEALDLMGLRDGVWTSLRRSGFKLYDRRNPEPLSSSAAKDRLMALIAAELCGGPLRLSLESLGLITVHYEGSARIAQRLAERVQPEYRGMVPTLVRFLLDLIRQTRAINTLENIDLTDESVWGEGLASADISWSLTRTHQSRRLRTLLSEPGRPNRPLWVLVDQLGIPEDQARDLLSAFWEEATRPRHRLLLAGGHGHVLNLAAMRFAATAEGELRRCESCGASSQIDLGGACTAWRCTGRTVPISAEERAEMRRRNHYLVRYEGQPLSGIAREHTAAISTTERSEIEERFRQGEVNLLSCTTTMEMGVDLGELEAVFCRNVPPGIANYQQRAGRAGRRAQAAPVALMMARSGRYDQAQFNDLRGYLEALPPAPYLTLDNPSFFRRHQVSCVLAGWLDRRLAGHERTGAPRLRDVLGERLDVSAEAALLADLATWFASDAGVAARAVAEGMASTLPARLDHVGLAAGELTEHARAEITRWIRATSARWRELNEAYETARAALDDPEANEQARSRAAGRMNGRLGDMRRYLDRFLVEALSRAAVIPTYSFPVHSIHLEIVTERGARTASDDRALQLDRDAAMAIAEYAPGAEVVAGGRIWTSAGIARRATVGTGDAWMERGFHRVCPTCQHAETHHERDDFGENCPQCGARASGPRRAFVEPVGFLTSYADRQGRDPGATRLRVRPVDEARLLTRARPEDFQVSDLARVTHFFAPAIAPEGSQPGRMLVLNRGPLGAGYLWCPSCEHARPAPQEALGGAEIRAVHENPRTGDRCRVESLRWPVDLAHVFETDLRGIRIDQPVPDFSDRPTETERRAARDGFLRTLAEALRLAAADILETDPRDLRATVELLGAAPLVILSDSVPGGAGYCRRLLDDSRFSARVLLGRAIAVLDCPRGSACETSCSRCLNDYSNQVHWDQFDRHPVLNWLRGLLAESTRRPSHAPEAAVPVAQTAAATLRVRLEGAGLVAVSSPTLWGAEDRSEAITSARALRNWLDEAANRHALFLLPPGAVEAGTPTGLDREIAYALAQYERSGQIRFGTLDRSALLHSPRLSVLKGRGSEASVDAFYAEQEAAAALDGPLMGVSHLYSCSAGDSWLASVQDSVRTLPGPLAGLTERLRVFRFRPGTARALTPLFQGVAGRRVALEIEDPWCGVRPHNRRRLASFVAAVGAAGVGIERLAVVWNPDHGEPDTPQAQSNAVRAELRSSGVSVTPELHHRSGRDRHFHDRVVTIQTVDDGARVNLRWDVTAGIDNLMSHSKECSVFIEER